One window of the Takifugu rubripes chromosome 13, fTakRub1.2, whole genome shotgun sequence genome contains the following:
- the LOC101079833 gene encoding synaptosomal-associated protein 25-A-like — MADEADMRNELADLQTRADQIADESLESTRRMLALVEESKDAGIRTLVMLDEQGEQLERIEEGMDQINKDMKDAEKNLNNLGQFCGLCSCPCNKIKGGGQAWGGNQDGVVNSQPGARVMDEREQMAISGGFIRRVTDDARENEMDENLEQVGGIIGNLRHMALDMGQEIDTQNRQIDRIMEKADSNKTRIDEANQRATKMLGSG; from the exons ATGGCAGATGAAGCAGACATGCGCAATGAACTGGCCGACCTGCAGACCCGTGCAGACCAGATAGCTGATGAG TCTTTGGAGAGTACTCGGCGTATGCTGGCTCTGGTGGAGGAG AGTAAAGATGCCGGCATCAGGACTCTGGTCATGCTGGATGAGCAGGGAG AGCAACTGGAGCGCATCGAGGAGGGGATGGACCAAATCAATAAGGACATGAAGGATGCAGAAAAGAATTTGAACAATCTAGGACAGTTCTGTGGTCTATGTTCATGTCCCTGTAACAA GATTAAGGGTGGAGGCCAGGCCTGGGGAGGGAACCAGGATGGAGTGGTGAACAGCCAGCCGGGGGCTCGGGTGATGGACGAGCGTGAACAGATGGCCATCAGTGGGGGCTTCATTCGCAG GGTCACAGATGATGCCAGGGAGAACGAGATGGACgagaacctggagcaggtggGTGGCATCATTGGCAATCTGCGTCACATGGCACTGGACATGGGCCAGGAGATCGACACCCAGAACCGCCAGATCGACCGGATCATGGAGAAG gcTGATTCTAATAAGACCAGGATTGATGAGGCTAACCAGCGTGCTACAAAGATGTTGGGCAGTGGCTAA